The Planctomicrobium piriforme genome includes a window with the following:
- a CDS encoding transglutaminase-like domain-containing protein, which translates to MQFQVFSELEYEASFPSTMILNIHAQRNPSQEIVEEKLTLLPELQSEEIVVGENRFLRVQTGELKNFTIVYEATVDVEYELLSAKQIDPLPISEFSPEVIPYLFPSRYCQSDRLSRLAWDLFGNIKRPYDTVMAITDWIYDNVEYMPGTTNSQTSAYDTVTQRTGVCRDFAHLGIALCRALNIPARYFTGYAYQLDPPDFHALFEAFIGGSWIIFDATRLSSPNGLVKIGNGRDAAEAAVSSIFGRVEGKSMTVRCELVPGQDYKPMNRRQLGHKGVSLETVEQA; encoded by the coding sequence ATGCAATTTCAGGTTTTCAGTGAACTCGAGTACGAGGCGTCATTCCCCTCGACAATGATTTTGAACATCCACGCGCAACGCAATCCCTCACAAGAGATTGTGGAAGAAAAGCTGACGCTGCTGCCGGAGTTGCAGAGCGAAGAAATCGTGGTCGGAGAGAACCGCTTTCTGCGTGTGCAGACCGGCGAATTGAAGAATTTCACAATTGTGTACGAAGCCACCGTCGACGTCGAATATGAATTATTGTCGGCCAAACAGATCGATCCGCTGCCGATCTCGGAATTCAGCCCGGAAGTGATTCCGTATCTGTTTCCGAGCCGCTATTGCCAGTCTGATCGACTCAGCCGCCTGGCATGGGATCTTTTTGGAAACATCAAGCGCCCCTACGACACGGTGATGGCGATTACGGACTGGATTTACGACAATGTGGAGTACATGCCGGGGACAACCAACTCGCAGACTTCGGCCTACGACACCGTGACCCAGCGTACGGGAGTGTGTCGAGATTTCGCTCATCTCGGCATCGCGCTCTGCCGGGCACTGAACATTCCGGCCCGATATTTCACCGGCTATGCTTATCAGCTCGATCCGCCCGACTTCCACGCCTTGTTTGAGGCGTTCATCGGCGGGAGCTGGATCATTTTCGACGCGACGCGTCTTTCTTCCCCGAACGGACTGGTAAAAATTGGCAATGGTCGGGACGCCGCTGAAGCGGCCGTTTCGAGCATCTTTGGCCGAGTTGAAGGGAAGTCGATGACGGTGCGGTGCGAACTCGTGCCGGGCCAGGACTACAAACCGATGAATCGCCGGCAACTGGGACACAAAGGAGTGTCTCTGGAGACCGTCGAACAAGCCTGA
- a CDS encoding transglutaminase family protein, translating into MGRLRIQHESIYRYARNVSFGRHRLVLRPREGHDLYVESFALEIRPAHRLVWARDVFGNSVGIVDFTEDANELTVSTDLVVVRRPKFPTEIPHEPWQVSYPVAYDPLETTIAAAYQSLSYPDDLETLREWLKASSGEINPYDAERTVFALGARIYKEIRYQRRMEKGVQTPAQTIQLGSGSCRDMATLLMEAARSMGIAARFASGYLDCMASEAGRASMHAWTEIYLPTLGWRGFDPTIGEPTSLKHVVVGVSNHPRGVMPISGMFSGTAGDYLQMTATVRIEKLVPERATA; encoded by the coding sequence ATGGGCAGACTGAGAATTCAACACGAGTCAATTTACCGCTATGCGCGGAACGTTTCCTTTGGCCGGCACCGGCTGGTTCTGCGGCCGAGGGAAGGGCACGATCTGTACGTCGAGAGCTTCGCACTGGAGATTCGTCCGGCACATCGGCTCGTTTGGGCCAGGGATGTTTTTGGCAATTCCGTCGGCATCGTCGACTTCACGGAGGACGCCAACGAACTGACCGTCAGCACGGATCTGGTGGTGGTCAGACGGCCGAAGTTTCCCACAGAGATTCCTCACGAACCCTGGCAAGTGAGCTACCCGGTCGCTTACGACCCGCTGGAAACGACCATAGCCGCGGCTTACCAGTCACTTTCGTATCCCGACGATCTCGAAACGTTGCGTGAGTGGCTCAAGGCATCGAGTGGGGAAATCAATCCCTATGATGCAGAGCGGACCGTTTTTGCCCTCGGGGCCAGGATCTACAAGGAGATCCGCTATCAGCGGAGAATGGAAAAAGGGGTCCAGACGCCAGCCCAGACGATTCAACTGGGGTCGGGCTCGTGCCGGGACATGGCGACGCTGTTGATGGAAGCGGCCCGTTCCATGGGAATCGCCGCCCGCTTCGCCAGCGGCTATCTCGACTGCATGGCGTCCGAGGCCGGACGGGCGTCAATGCACGCCTGGACCGAAATTTACCTGCCCACGCTGGGCTGGAGGGGGTTCGATCCGACGATTGGCGAGCCGACCTCGCTGAAGCATGTTGTGGTCGGAGTCAGCAATCATCCTCGCGGGGTGATGCCCATTTCAGGTATGTTTAGCGGTACGGCGGGCGATTATCTGCAGATGACGGCAACCGTCCGCATCGAAAAGCTCGTGCCCGAACGGGCCACGGCGTAA
- a CDS encoding SHOCT domain-containing protein — protein MRQLTAAGNKAIDDLAERHGFSRDAVQHMLEAVVNGNGSMAQFNHYEFGGSGQWMWGGMTMLSDMFNHGLKSRVDGLCNELSRLVADGTMQTAPMSSQSQSQSGSGGFGNSQSQYSGSGSFGNQNSLFVPQQGYGNWWPDDLGSPSSTGSQNHIRYAYFANSHRLAIELGGKVTVYDTLNHQIYGFSQQQSGDSSLTFTSQNGVVSVSSLPVISGGDKPAFEPAPQYSTSQSSASNSFVESPTPQTTPKWEAAPMAVNDQSSNGSDVFAALERLGALRDKNILTEDEFATKKAELLKRL, from the coding sequence ATGCGTCAATTGACCGCAGCGGGAAACAAGGCAATCGATGATCTGGCGGAGCGGCACGGCTTCTCGCGCGACGCTGTACAGCACATGCTGGAGGCCGTGGTGAACGGCAACGGCAGCATGGCTCAGTTCAATCACTACGAATTCGGCGGCTCGGGCCAGTGGATGTGGGGCGGCATGACAATGCTGTCGGACATGTTCAATCACGGACTTAAAAGCCGCGTCGACGGGCTCTGCAACGAACTGTCGCGACTCGTGGCCGACGGAACCATGCAGACCGCGCCGATGTCGTCGCAGTCGCAATCGCAGTCTGGATCGGGCGGATTTGGAAATTCGCAGAGCCAGTACTCGGGGTCTGGTTCGTTTGGGAATCAGAACAGTCTGTTTGTCCCGCAGCAGGGATACGGCAACTGGTGGCCGGACGATCTCGGTTCACCCAGCAGCACCGGCAGCCAGAATCACATTCGCTATGCCTATTTCGCGAATTCGCATCGCCTGGCGATCGAACTGGGCGGCAAGGTGACCGTTTACGACACGCTGAATCACCAGATCTACGGGTTCTCGCAGCAGCAGTCAGGCGACTCGTCGCTGACGTTTACGAGCCAGAACGGCGTCGTTTCTGTGTCGTCGCTGCCGGTGATCTCCGGCGGAGACAAACCTGCCTTTGAGCCGGCGCCGCAGTACTCAACGTCACAGTCTTCTGCGTCGAACTCTTTTGTCGAGTCGCCGACGCCCCAGACTACTCCCAAGTGGGAAGCAGCTCCGATGGCGGTCAACGACCAGTCTAGTAACGGGAGTGATGTGTTCGCAGCGCTCGAACGCCTGGGAGCGCTGCGCGACAAGAACATTCTCACCGAAGACGAGTTCGCGACTAAGAAGGCCGAACTGCTGAAACGGTTGTAA
- a CDS encoding DUF1559 domain-containing protein, with product MKSLRRGFTLIELLVVIAIIAILIALLLPAVQQAREAARRSQCKNNLKQLGLAMHNYHDVFNRFPPGYVDMTTGSTTSTYGSWAWSAMLLPYLDQAPVYNLLRVGTNGVDTCFLDTAAGGKLAALQNPLAAMMCPSDNVPPTNTAYDTTNSINRTFNGSPGTAVASSSYVAVSNNWSLSPNKGSTFSSVDGATGPTGAFFRNSNTTMRDLTDGSSNTIFIGERAWKVKNTDPVSATAIVLPGNPPAGATLAGPASPTYISSATVGGGQTTRPAYAFYGLSNALGDATTRINEANTAFVGSSGFSSYHTGGGQFLLGDGSVRMIGENVAHVLSSGVESNSTFELLIAIRDAQPMGEF from the coding sequence ATGAAGTCGTTGCGTCGAGGGTTTACCCTGATCGAGCTGCTGGTGGTGATCGCCATCATCGCCATCCTGATTGCACTGCTGTTGCCAGCCGTGCAGCAGGCGCGTGAAGCTGCACGTCGTTCACAGTGCAAGAACAATCTCAAGCAGTTGGGATTGGCCATGCACAACTACCACGACGTCTTCAATCGTTTTCCGCCCGGTTACGTTGATATGACGACCGGCAGCACCACCTCCACCTACGGTTCGTGGGCCTGGAGCGCAATGCTGCTCCCATACCTGGACCAGGCTCCGGTGTACAACCTGCTCCGCGTCGGCACCAACGGTGTTGACACCTGTTTTCTGGACACCGCTGCGGGCGGCAAGCTGGCTGCCCTGCAGAATCCTCTGGCAGCGATGATGTGCCCGTCGGACAACGTTCCGCCGACCAACACCGCCTATGATACAACGAACAGTATCAACCGCACGTTCAACGGCTCTCCGGGGACCGCCGTTGCTTCCAGCAGCTATGTGGCTGTCAGCAACAACTGGAGCCTTTCCCCCAACAAGGGAAGCACCTTCAGCTCAGTGGATGGCGCGACCGGCCCGACTGGTGCGTTTTTCCGCAACAGCAACACGACGATGCGTGACCTGACCGACGGCAGCAGCAACACGATCTTCATTGGCGAACGTGCCTGGAAGGTCAAGAACACCGATCCCGTTTCGGCCACCGCTATTGTGCTGCCGGGCAACCCGCCCGCTGGTGCAACTCTCGCTGGCCCGGCTTCGCCGACTTACATCTCGAGCGCAACTGTTGGGGGCGGCCAGACCACACGTCCGGCTTACGCGTTCTACGGGCTCTCGAACGCTCTGGGTGATGCCACGACTCGCATCAACGAAGCGAACACCGCATTCGTGGGCTCATCTGGCTTCAGCAGCTACCACACGGGCGGCGGCCAGTTCCTGCTGGGCGATGGCTCTGTGCGTATGATCGGTGAAAACGTCGCTCACGTTCTGAGCTCAGGCGTTGAATCGAACAGCACCTTCGAACTGCTCATCGCGATCCGCGATGCACAGCCGATGGGCGAATTCTAA
- a CDS encoding DUF1559 domain-containing protein, protein MKKSLRRGFTLIELLVVIAIIAILIALLLPAVQQAREAARRSQCKNNLKQLGLAMHNYHDVFNRFPPGYVDGTTGSTTSTYGQWAWSAMLLPYLDQAPVYNLLRVGTNGVDTCMLDTAAGGKLAALQNPLAAMMCPSDNVPPTNTAYDTTNNINRTFNGSPGTAVASSSYVAVSNNWSLTPNKNGAYSAVDGGTGPTGAFYRNSNTTMRDLTDGSSNTIFIGERAWKVKNTDPVSATAIILPQAATMGATTAGSGGYVSSATVGGVATSRPTYAYYPISNALGDATTRINEANTAFVGSSGFSSYHTGGGQFLLGDGSVRMIGENVAHVLSSGVESNSTFELLIAIRDAQPMGEF, encoded by the coding sequence ATGAAGAAATCGTTACGTCGAGGATTTACCCTGATTGAGCTGCTGGTGGTGATCGCCATCATCGCCATCCTGATTGCACTGCTGTTGCCGGCCGTGCAGCAGGCGCGTGAAGCTGCACGTCGTTCACAGTGCAAGAACAATCTCAAGCAGTTGGGATTGGCCATGCACAACTACCACGACGTCTTCAATCGTTTTCCGCCCGGTTACGTGGACGGCACGACTGGCAGCACCACATCGACCTATGGCCAGTGGGCCTGGAGCGCGATGCTGCTGCCGTACCTGGACCAGGCTCCGGTGTACAACCTGCTCCGCGTCGGCACCAACGGTGTTGACACCTGCATGCTGGACACCGCTGCTGGCGGCAAGCTGGCTGCCCTGCAGAATCCTCTGGCAGCGATGATGTGCCCGTCGGACAACGTTCCGCCGACCAACACCGCCTATGATACGACGAACAATATCAACCGCACGTTCAACGGCTCTCCAGGGACCGCTGTTGCTTCCAGCAGCTATGTGGCTGTCAGCAACAACTGGTCGCTGACCCCGAACAAGAACGGTGCTTACAGTGCAGTGGACGGCGGAACCGGTCCGACCGGTGCTTTCTACCGCAACAGCAACACGACGATGCGTGACCTGACCGACGGCAGCAGCAACACGATCTTCATTGGCGAACGTGCCTGGAAGGTCAAGAATACCGATCCTGTTTCAGCTACGGCGATCATTCTCCCGCAGGCTGCGACCATGGGCGCCACCACTGCTGGCAGCGGCGGCTACGTTTCCAGCGCCACCGTGGGCGGTGTTGCTACGTCTCGTCCGACTTACGCTTACTACCCGATTTCAAACGCTCTGGGTGATGCCACGACTCGCATCAACGAAGCGAACACCGCATTCGTGGGCTCATCTGGCTTCAGCAGCTACCACACGGGCGGCGGCCAGTTCCTGCTGGGCGATGGCTCTGTGCGTATGATCGGTGAAAACGTCGCTCACGTTCTGAGCTCAGGCGTTGAATCGAACAGCACCTTCGAACTGCTCATCGCGATCCGCGATGCACAGCCGATGGGCGAATTCTAA
- a CDS encoding SH3 domain-containing protein, with protein sequence MVRPFLRILLTILCAPSAALIVNAAEQQFPYQAVVVREQAEVRCGPGGNFYVTGMVKMNDQVVVHRHDHGGWYMIAPPSGSFSWIEASLVQQSGSNQGVVSVPPDSGKAGRAVVRIGSRLSDDHGYYGRELSHGDEVTILGEKVLSTARGPVKMLMIVPPSQEFRWVKGEALVPQNHQIQQQMAADPYQVPPQHRQRLAAEGKTPIAPLVVEDAPPKLIQKTQPQLAAEPVRVAQLDNGMAAPLLQAPPVSAPPSAPGNQDFIRLDEIDREYAEIVKKDPSEWKLAGIVQAYRDLMDRAPANVDILIRERLEVAVKRQEIAEHYQTFVKVSAETAQRDAQLLMQQADFQAPAEGPLLAPTPDETFVQGASMEQVKVEPQPTAPVELSPTPQAVTPRLNGAGILQKMQGPPGVPGYALTAPDGRMLAYVSSAQGIALEGWVGKPVGLIGQRSRDAALGSDHIRVQKVVPVQLSP encoded by the coding sequence ATGGTGCGGCCATTCCTTCGGATCCTCCTTACCATTCTTTGCGCTCCGTCCGCGGCATTGATTGTGAACGCGGCGGAACAGCAGTTTCCCTATCAGGCCGTGGTCGTCCGCGAACAGGCCGAAGTCCGTTGCGGCCCAGGCGGCAACTTCTATGTCACCGGCATGGTGAAAATGAACGATCAGGTGGTCGTACATCGTCACGATCACGGCGGCTGGTACATGATCGCTCCCCCTTCAGGCAGCTTCAGTTGGATTGAAGCCAGTCTGGTGCAGCAGAGCGGTTCGAATCAGGGAGTTGTCTCGGTACCGCCCGATAGCGGCAAGGCGGGCCGGGCGGTGGTGCGAATTGGCAGTCGGCTCTCGGATGATCACGGTTATTACGGCCGCGAACTCTCGCATGGAGATGAAGTCACGATCCTCGGCGAGAAGGTGCTCAGCACCGCTCGTGGACCAGTCAAAATGCTGATGATTGTGCCGCCGTCGCAGGAATTTCGCTGGGTGAAAGGGGAAGCCCTCGTCCCCCAGAACCATCAGATTCAGCAACAGATGGCCGCCGACCCGTATCAGGTGCCGCCGCAGCATCGTCAGCGGCTCGCCGCCGAAGGGAAGACCCCCATCGCTCCCCTGGTTGTGGAAGATGCCCCACCCAAACTCATTCAGAAAACGCAGCCGCAACTGGCCGCGGAACCGGTTCGCGTTGCTCAGCTCGATAACGGCATGGCAGCACCTCTTCTGCAGGCTCCGCCAGTTTCAGCACCCCCCTCTGCGCCAGGCAATCAGGACTTCATTCGCCTCGACGAGATCGATCGCGAATACGCCGAAATCGTGAAAAAAGACCCTTCGGAATGGAAGCTGGCGGGGATCGTGCAAGCTTACCGTGACTTAATGGATCGAGCTCCGGCGAACGTGGATATTCTGATTCGCGAACGGTTGGAAGTCGCAGTCAAGCGTCAGGAAATTGCCGAGCACTATCAGACGTTTGTGAAGGTCTCTGCCGAAACCGCCCAGCGCGACGCGCAGCTTTTGATGCAGCAGGCGGATTTTCAGGCTCCGGCCGAGGGCCCGCTGCTCGCTCCCACTCCGGATGAGACCTTTGTGCAGGGTGCATCGATGGAACAGGTGAAAGTGGAGCCTCAGCCCACTGCTCCCGTTGAACTCAGTCCCACGCCGCAGGCGGTGACCCCGCGATTGAATGGCGCCGGTATTCTCCAGAAGATGCAGGGACCGCCGGGAGTTCCAGGCTACGCGCTGACCGCACCAGATGGCCGGATGCTGGCCTATGTGTCGTCTGCTCAAGGGATTGCACTCGAAGGTTGGGTCGGAAAGCCTGTCGGGCTCATCGGTCAGCGCAGTCGCGACGCCGCGCTCGGTAGCGATCACATCCGCGTGCAGAAAGTTGTTCCGGTACAACTCTCGCCGTAG
- the queC gene encoding 7-cyano-7-deazaguanine synthase QueC: MSSNLETTPRAVVLVSGGLDSATTLAIARHSGFDCYALSFDYGQRHRHELEAAKRVCSTIGVSEHAVVPLDLRQFGGSALTSEIAVPKDRDEKTMSAGIPVTYVPARNTVFLSIALAWAEVLGAFDLFIGVNAVDYSGYPDCRPEFIDRFERLANVATKAGVEGAGLFQIHTPLILLKKTEIIAKGIELGVDFGLTHSCYDPFPDGTPCGHCDSCKLRLAGFAEAGLADPLVYAS; this comes from the coding sequence ATGAGCAGCAACCTTGAAACGACTCCCCGCGCCGTGGTTCTCGTCAGCGGGGGACTCGACTCCGCCACCACTCTGGCGATCGCCAGACACTCCGGTTTCGACTGTTATGCACTGTCGTTCGATTACGGGCAGCGGCATCGCCACGAACTCGAAGCCGCCAAACGGGTCTGCAGCACCATCGGCGTGAGCGAACATGCCGTCGTGCCGCTTGATCTGCGACAGTTTGGCGGCTCGGCACTGACGTCTGAAATCGCGGTCCCCAAAGATCGCGACGAGAAGACGATGTCAGCTGGAATTCCGGTGACCTATGTGCCTGCACGCAACACGGTGTTCCTGTCGATCGCGCTCGCCTGGGCCGAAGTGCTGGGAGCATTTGACCTCTTTATTGGAGTGAACGCCGTCGACTACAGCGGCTACCCCGATTGCCGGCCCGAGTTCATCGATCGTTTCGAACGCCTCGCCAATGTGGCGACGAAGGCGGGAGTCGAAGGGGCCGGCCTGTTCCAGATCCATACGCCGCTGATTTTGCTCAAGAAGACCGAGATCATCGCGAAGGGAATCGAACTGGGAGTTGACTTCGGCCTGACGCATAGTTGCTACGACCCGTTTCCAGACGGAACCCCTTGCGGCCATTGCGATTCCTGCAAGCTGCGGCTGGCTGGATTTGCAGAAGCCGGGCTTGCTGATCCGCTCGTGTATGCCAGCTAG
- the rlmN gene encoding 23S rRNA (adenine(2503)-C(2))-methyltransferase RlmN, translated as MAAATSFKPLITDLTREELVAWCAERGGGYRADQIRKWIFGKRVNDFDAMHDIPAALRAALAEQFDFFGSKIVRHQVANDRTEKLLLQLRDGETVECVVMREEDRQTVCISTQVGCAMGCVFCASGLEGVKRNLSCGEILDQVLRLDRLLPLTERITNVVVMGMGEPLANLRALLPALRTLNDKGGMGMGARRITVSTVGLPEKMLELAKTDLPFHLAVSLHAPNDELRTQIVPVNKNIGIAEILSAADQYFEITGRRITYEYVLLAGVNDHDDHALQLARLLRGRNAHINLIPMNSVSTIALHAPGSPRSRQFVDLLRDNGVNVTIRKRKGADIDAACGQLRLSNQEAAAPVLQQLQVTESN; from the coding sequence ATGGCTGCTGCAACCTCATTCAAACCGCTGATCACCGACCTCACGCGTGAGGAACTGGTCGCCTGGTGCGCGGAGCGTGGGGGCGGCTATCGAGCAGACCAGATCCGCAAATGGATCTTCGGCAAACGGGTCAACGACTTCGACGCGATGCACGATATTCCGGCTGCTCTCCGTGCGGCACTCGCTGAGCAGTTCGACTTTTTCGGCAGCAAAATTGTGCGGCATCAGGTCGCAAACGACCGCACCGAGAAGCTGCTATTACAGCTCCGCGACGGCGAGACCGTGGAATGCGTGGTGATGCGGGAAGAAGACCGACAGACGGTCTGCATCAGCACGCAGGTCGGCTGCGCGATGGGCTGCGTGTTCTGTGCCAGCGGCCTCGAAGGGGTGAAGCGGAACCTGTCATGTGGTGAGATTCTCGATCAGGTCTTGCGACTCGATCGCCTACTCCCGCTGACAGAGCGCATCACGAACGTCGTCGTGATGGGTATGGGGGAACCGCTGGCAAACCTACGGGCACTTTTGCCGGCGCTGCGAACCTTGAACGACAAGGGCGGCATGGGAATGGGCGCGCGGCGGATCACAGTGTCGACCGTTGGCCTGCCCGAGAAGATGCTGGAGCTGGCGAAAACCGATCTTCCATTTCATCTCGCGGTGTCGCTGCATGCCCCGAATGATGAACTGCGAACGCAGATCGTCCCCGTCAACAAAAACATCGGCATTGCCGAGATCTTGTCCGCGGCCGACCAGTATTTCGAGATCACTGGCCGCCGGATCACCTATGAATATGTGCTGCTGGCGGGAGTAAATGATCACGATGACCATGCCCTGCAGCTCGCGCGACTGCTGCGCGGTCGTAATGCTCACATCAATCTAATTCCGATGAACTCCGTTTCGACCATCGCCTTGCATGCACCGGGCAGCCCGCGCTCGCGGCAGTTTGTCGACTTGCTCCGCGACAACGGCGTCAACGTGACGATTCGAAAACGAAAGGGCGCCGATATCGACGCCGCCTGCGGGCAACTGAGGCTGAGCAATCAGGAAGCGGCCGCGCCGGTCTTGCAGCAGTTACAGGTGACCGAGTCGAATTAA
- a CDS encoding adenylate/guanylate cyclase domain-containing protein codes for MWQLYAVGRAPQQRAKLRLEAGQTYVVGRSTDCDFPVPWEQFLSRAHVSLKVDEQGVQATRLPGTTNPIYLDGEPQAEFRLTAGQRFVIGESSFLLQQLQPVDAQPDLPFQQITFSAADLQHSRYEDADRRLEALARLPSVIATSQDQEEQGTHLAELILAGIRHAEAVAVVVLSPSGTVKVTAWERRAETQGSVRPSARLVQEAMHNWHSVVHVWEKNSAALPEENEYTLQAEFDWAFCTPVARTGADCWGIYVTGRLDEPLSESHPLQINLQSDIRFAQLVGEVLSSTERQTRMEGQLSILRQFLSPPILAALEETGHDGNLNVDLLQPRVCPVTVLFCDVRGSSHRAEEMTNDLPGLLDRVNRALAVMTDAIIQHGGVTGDFLGDAVLGFWGWPFPSEDAPVKACRAAIKIREQFLQMQRSHQHPLADFRVGIGVAHGRAVAGKVGTGGRISVTVFGPVVNLASRLEGMTKRLNVPIILDEATAQIARHRLPTSEGRLRQLATVLPYGMENPLLISELLPPVGEYSQLSDADLAMFERGVELFRAGRWQEAYHALHELPSSDQAQDFLLALIAQHNRVAPPGWKGIIELASK; via the coding sequence ATGTGGCAACTTTACGCAGTGGGCCGGGCTCCTCAGCAACGGGCCAAACTGCGCCTCGAAGCGGGCCAGACGTATGTGGTCGGTCGTTCCACGGACTGCGATTTCCCTGTCCCATGGGAACAGTTCCTGTCGCGAGCCCATGTCTCGCTCAAGGTCGATGAGCAGGGCGTGCAGGCGACGCGGCTGCCGGGGACGACCAATCCGATTTATCTCGACGGCGAACCGCAAGCAGAATTCCGACTGACTGCCGGGCAGCGGTTTGTGATCGGGGAATCGAGCTTCCTGCTACAGCAACTTCAACCAGTCGACGCGCAGCCGGATTTGCCCTTTCAGCAGATCACGTTCTCGGCAGCGGACCTGCAGCACTCGCGCTATGAAGATGCCGACCGTCGGCTTGAAGCGCTCGCGAGGCTCCCTTCGGTCATCGCGACATCACAGGATCAGGAAGAGCAGGGAACGCATCTTGCCGAATTGATTCTGGCGGGGATTCGTCATGCCGAAGCCGTCGCTGTTGTGGTCTTGTCTCCCTCAGGCACAGTCAAGGTGACCGCCTGGGAACGGCGGGCTGAAACGCAGGGGAGCGTTCGCCCCAGTGCCCGACTCGTGCAGGAAGCCATGCACAACTGGCACTCCGTCGTTCACGTCTGGGAAAAGAACAGCGCTGCGTTGCCGGAAGAAAACGAGTACACGTTGCAGGCGGAATTCGACTGGGCCTTCTGCACGCCTGTCGCCAGAACGGGCGCCGACTGCTGGGGAATCTATGTCACCGGCCGGCTCGACGAGCCGTTGTCGGAATCGCATCCGCTGCAGATCAATCTGCAATCCGATATTCGCTTCGCGCAGCTCGTGGGCGAAGTGCTCAGTTCCACCGAACGACAAACCCGCATGGAAGGGCAGCTCTCGATCCTGCGGCAATTCCTTTCGCCGCCGATCCTCGCGGCGCTCGAAGAGACCGGGCATGACGGCAATCTGAACGTCGACTTGTTGCAGCCCCGCGTCTGCCCGGTGACGGTGTTGTTCTGCGACGTCCGCGGGTCGAGCCACCGCGCGGAAGAAATGACGAATGACTTGCCGGGTCTACTCGATCGCGTGAACCGCGCGCTGGCGGTGATGACCGATGCCATTATCCAGCATGGAGGCGTCACCGGAGATTTTCTGGGAGATGCGGTCCTGGGATTCTGGGGCTGGCCATTTCCTTCTGAAGACGCACCGGTGAAAGCCTGTCGGGCTGCGATCAAAATTCGCGAGCAGTTTCTGCAGATGCAGCGCTCGCACCAGCATCCGCTGGCCGATTTTCGCGTCGGTATCGGCGTTGCACATGGCCGCGCCGTCGCAGGCAAAGTAGGCACGGGGGGCCGGATTTCCGTGACGGTGTTTGGTCCCGTGGTGAATCTGGCGAGTCGACTGGAAGGCATGACCAAGCGACTGAACGTGCCGATCATTCTGGATGAAGCCACTGCTCAGATCGCGAGGCACCGTTTGCCGACCAGCGAAGGCCGCTTGCGACAGTTGGCCACGGTGCTGCCGTATGGCATGGAGAACCCATTGCTGATCAGCGAACTGTTGCCGCCTGTCGGTGAGTATTCACAACTGAGCGATGCCGATCTCGCGATGTTCGAACGAGGAGTCGAACTGTTTCGTGCTGGTCGCTGGCAAGAAGCGTATCATGCACTGCATGAGTTGCCGTCGAGTGATCAGGCGCAGGACTTTCTGCTGGCGTTGATCGCTCAGCACAACCGCGTGGCGCCCCCCGGATGGAAGGGGATCATCGAGTTGGCAAGCAAGTGA
- a CDS encoding thermonuclease family protein, with protein sequence MTPSRRMRLTPRYRRPRILPALLLFIVVVLAGARVWEAQRETESVSGSGTAVENGGRIVQVRRTVDGDTLLLESGERVRLLGVDTPETKIPEQPPEPFGQAASDFTAKLVTGQRVRLEFDRERFDQYGRTLAYVYVGDLFLNEELIRQGLSPAQLQYPFRSDMKRRFSQAESAAKEERKGIWSLPAPAKRREKVD encoded by the coding sequence ATGACGCCATCGCGACGCATGCGGCTGACTCCTCGCTATCGTCGTCCCCGCATTCTGCCAGCTTTGCTGCTGTTCATCGTCGTTGTGCTGGCGGGAGCGCGGGTGTGGGAAGCTCAACGAGAGACAGAGTCTGTCTCCGGTTCCGGGACAGCGGTCGAAAACGGCGGGCGGATTGTTCAGGTGCGGCGTACGGTCGACGGCGACACGCTGTTACTCGAAAGCGGAGAGCGGGTACGTCTGCTGGGAGTGGATACGCCTGAGACCAAAATTCCCGAGCAACCGCCGGAACCGTTTGGTCAGGCCGCCAGCGACTTCACCGCGAAACTAGTGACCGGTCAGCGCGTGAGACTCGAATTCGACCGGGAGCGGTTCGATCAATATGGCCGAACGCTGGCCTATGTTTATGTCGGGGACCTGTTCCTGAATGAGGAACTGATCCGGCAAGGTCTCAGCCCAGCACAGTTGCAATACCCCTTTCGCAGCGACATGAAACGGCGCTTCTCACAGGCGGAATCCGCGGCGAAGGAGGAGAGAAAAGGGATCTGGTCTCTGCCTGCGCCGGCGAAACGGCGTGAAAAAGTCGACTGA